In a single window of the Oscarella lobularis chromosome 4, ooOscLobu1.1, whole genome shotgun sequence genome:
- the LOC136186292 gene encoding uncharacterized protein produces the protein MNRFSRPSGKLTSPDEWEEPELRDLDYSLRCSICFEYFHTAMMLSCSHNFCSVCIRRHIEYKGNKSLCPLCGEPAETEKLSNNRLLDQIVRQFTTARRVLKGFKRSDPNETTELLKNDDVEEKKAEALPSKSSTQSDTVSCPACGAAVIGRSINAHLDRCLEEKVVKERTKHQSKRKANFAIKRLPKLVYTPALLSDRDLNKKLTELGLPTAGNRQAKVKRHRDFTLMYNAELDCENPRSMREVAKEYLRIENAKSTASEEKVDRCEEGREEYLQKHRKSFDGLVKDVKKRGRRRRKARKIDSDTETEENTTNNSKEGESSPSILKPASPKISQENSFDGTDLLKSIPPSLTQIMEATEIEIFEDDHLTKIDSEIEIDVIPESPQPNESGSSELLLLQDNDDDFDSPQPKKMKRNLLRKRKSQRKPTRYS, from the exons atgaaccGTTTCTCTAGACCGTCTGGGAAGCTAACGTCCCCCGATGAATGGGAAGAACCCGAGCTGAGG GATCTCGATTATTCTCTACGTTGCAGCATCTGCTTCGAGTATTTTCACACTGCAATGATGCTCTCGTGCTCGCACAACT TTTGCTCCGTCTGCATACGAAGACACATCGAATATAAAGGAAACAAGTCGCTCTGTCCACTCTGTGGCGAA CCGGCTGAAACCGAAAAACTTTCCAATAACCGACTCCTAGATCAAATAGTCCGCCAATTTACAACTGCAAG GCGGGTCTTGAAAGGGTTCAAGAGGAGTGATCCTAATGAGACAACAGaattattaaaaaatgatgacgtagaagagaagaaagcggaaGCGTTGCCTTCCAAGTCTTCAACTCAGTCTGATACAG TTTCTTGTCCGGCTTGTGGCGCTGCCGTGATTGGACGTAGCATTAACGCTCATTTGGATCGGTGTCTTGAGGAGAAAGTGGTCAAAGAGAGGACAAAGCATCAGTCAAAGAG AAAAGCCAATTTTGCAATCAAACGCCTTCCCAAACTCGTCTATACGCCGGCGCTTCTATCTGATAGAGATCTCAATAAGAAATTAACTGAACTTGGACTTCCTACCGCGGGAAATCGACAA GCCAAGGTGAAAAGACATAGAGACTTCACGCTTATGTATAACGCGGAGCTAGATTGTGAAAATCCAAGATCAA TGCGCGAAGTGGCAAAAGAATACCTTAGAATAGAAAACGCCAAGTCAACGGcgtctgaagaaaaagttgataGATGCGAAGAAGGGAGAGAGGAGTACC TGCAGAAACACCGGAAATCGTTTGACGGATTAGTGAAAGACGTGAAGAaacgaggacgaagacgacgaaaggcgagaaaaattGACAGTGATACggaaactgaagaaaacaCAACTAATAATTCAAAAGAAGGCGAATCATCACCGTCTATCCTTAAGCCAGCATCACCAAAAATAAGTCAGGAAAACTCGTTCGATGGAACGGATCTTCTCAAGAGTATTCCACCCAGTTTAACGCAAATTAT ggAAGCTACAGAAATAGAAATCTTTGAAGACGATCACCTTACGAAGATTGACagtgaaattgaaattgacgtcattccagAAAG TCCACAACCCAATGAGTCAGGGTCCTCAGaacttctgctgctgcaagACAATGATGACGATTTTGATTCGCCACAGCccaagaaaatgaagaggaACCTgctgagaaaacgaaagagccAACGAAAACCAACTCGATACTCTTAG
- the LOC136186294 gene encoding mitochondrial import inner membrane translocase subunit Tim17-B-like, producing MILIRPDFYLETRVISHSSKASEKLRPVLRSCDLESRHARYISITSFKMDETYQREPCPYRILDDCGAAFSMGCIGGAVFSIAKGYRNSPPGAKFAGALSAMKTRAPVLGGNFAVWGGLYSTFDCVLIGIRKKEDPWNSIGSGAITGGVLAARAGLTASLQAAAVGAILLALIEGVGIAMTRMTASQYKPVMPQLPDPQQLPPAPLSSLHSPPPPPPPPPPTSMPQSEQGSY from the exons ATGATTTTAATTCGGCcagatttttatttagagaCTCGGGTCATTAGCCATTCGTCTAAAGCCAGTGAAAAGTTGCGACCTGTGTTGCGAAGTTGCGACCTTGAGTCGAGACACGCACGCTACATTAGTATTACGTCATTCAAAATGGACGAAACTTACCAACGCGAACCGTG TCCCTACCGAATACTAGACGACTGCGGTGCGGCATTCTCGATGGGCTGCATAGGCGGCGCCGTTTTCTCCATAGCAAAAGGCTACAGAAACTCGCCGCCG GGTGCCAAATTTGCGGGCGCTTTATCGGCGATGAAAACGAGAGCACCAGTTCTTGGAG GCAATTTTGCCGTCTGGGGTGGGCTCTATTCGACGTTTGACTGCGTTCTGATTGGCattcgaaagaaagaagatccGTGGAATTCAATTGGAAGCGGCGCCATCACAGGGGGTGTTCTCGCGGCAAGAG CTGGCTTGACGGCTTCTCTGCAGGCAGCCGCCGTAG GTGCAATTCTTCTCGCGCTCATCGAAGGCGTCGGCATCGCGATGACGCGAATGACAGCGTCCCAATACAAACCAG TCATGCCGCAATTGCCCGATCCTCAGCAACTTCCACCAGCCCCTTTGTCCTCTTTAcactcgccgccgccgccgccgccgccgccgccacctaCGTCAATGCCGCAATCAGAACAGGGATCTTACTAA
- the LOC136186290 gene encoding uncharacterized protein isoform X1, translating to MHARNASSSVNELFLSMFLFPFSVTQLPEMQITRKAILRDVLVNVSPTTEDRSSPLHTVSSSPPASSQLQHLLLKRTIMMLSLLLLSVVVTTTFHWTHGAPLNLPTSLLSSTTALKKPSLSSLAQRRSRENSRFVRRHADHRRLIVVDDMLLPEEEFEKEFDSKPAASRTRRAVMNEYHRLWDEAIVPYKFDSSYDETMKSKVHEAIRHWEENTCLRFVPHVVRCATYRGDDYVLFTATRNTKECQSWVGRKGGEQVIQLDFDNETNLFCSAMHEIGHAIGFWHEHTRPDRDEYVKIIWDNIREGKKGNFYERKASEINSLNVSYDYDSIMHYGAHTLTKNGGKTMTAPGSLLHHEREKIEKRMGQRLGLSEGDIKQANLLYQCQERTKRKWSGSFVKSGDAIALRFDQSPPRGLGHTWLTCPQKCGEKTCGRSRSTCAGYAFDADDWIRCNTETFRIRAYGKRDGDTIRVGDTIALESLSDESEYIGCNSSNVKSKRCRLEKGNSSSLMTSSGNEDTEILAQLQQVHVDHRKFVIMAENKSVGTNIHDQDIVGLRSQRSVKSWFTCRRASAGCKIETCGRRVFWTQCTGVPFTMTRRLYS from the exons ATGCACGCCCGAAACGCGTCCTCCTCAGTAAACGAATTGTTTCTCTCAATGTTTCTGTTCCCCTTTTCCGTCACGCAGCTTCCGGAAATGCAAATCacgcgaaaagcgatccttcgcgacgttctcgtcaacgtttcgccgacgacag AGGATCGCAGCAGCCCACTTCATACAGTCTCTTCATCGCCaccggcgtcgtcgcaactTCAACACTTGCTTCTCAAACGGACAATCATGATGCTTTcacttcttctcctctccgtcgtcgtcacgacgacgtttcattGGACACACGGAGCGCCCCTAAACCTGCCAA CTTCCTTGTTGTCTTCGACGACTGCACTCAAAAAACCGTCGCTATCGTCTCTCGCCCAACGACGTTCGCGCGAAAACAGCCGCTTCGTACGTCGTCATGCCGATCACCGTCGtctaatcgtcgtcgacgacatgcTGTTGCCGGAAGAAGAGTTCGAAAAAGAATTCGATTCGAAgccggcggcgtcgcgaacTCGACGAGCCGTCATGAACGAATACCATCGGCTTTGGGACGAAGCGATCGTCCCCTACAAATTCGACAGCTCCTACG ACGAAACGATGAAGAGCAAAGTGCACGAGGCGATTCGTCACTGGGAGGAGAACACGTGTCTGCGCTTCGTTCCTCACGTCGTTCGTTGCGCCACGtatcgcggcgacgactacGTTCTCTTCACAGCGACGCGAAACACCAAAGA ATGCCAATCGTGGGTGGGTCGAAAGGGCGGCGAACAAGTCATCCAACTCGACTTCGACAACGAGACGAATCTCTTCTGTTCGGCTATGCACGAAATTGGACACGCGATCGGCTTTTGGCACGAGCACACGCGTCCCGATCGCGACGAATACGTGAAGATCATTTGGGACAACATTAGGGAGGGAAAGAAAGGCAATTTCTACGAGAGAAAAGCATCGGAAATTAATTCGTTGAACGTCAGCTACGACTACGATAGTATCATGCACTACGGCGCCCATACGTTGACGAAGAACGGTGGAAAAACGATGACGGCCCCTGGATCGTTGCTACATCACGAACGAGAAAAGATAGAAAAGCGAATGGGTCAGCGATTGGGTCTGAGCGAGGGCGACATCAAGCAAGCCAATCTGCTATACCAGTGTCAGG AGCGCACGAAACGGAAATGGAGCGGATCGTTTGTGAaaagcggcgacgcgatTGCTCTTCGCTTCGATCAGTCGCCGCCGCGTGGTCTCGGTCACACGTGGCTCACTTGTCCCCAAAAGTGCGGCGAAAAAACGTGCGGAcgatcgagatcgacgtGCGCCGGCTACGcattcgacgccgacgattgGATACGATGCAACACGGAAACGTTTCGCATTCGCGCTTACGgcaaacgcgacggcgatacGATTCGCGTCGGCGACACAATCGCCTTAGAATCTCtcagcgacgaaagcgaatatATCGGTTGCAATAGCAGTAACGTGAAATCGAAACGTTGTCGTCTCGAAAAgggaaattcgtcgtcgttgatgacgtcatcaggaAATGAGGACACGGAAATTCTCGCTCAACTCCAACAAGTGCACGTCGATCATCGTAAGTTCGTCATCATGGCCGAGAATAAGAGCGTTGGCACGAACATTCACGATCAGGACATTGTTGGCTTGCGCTCGCAACGTAGCGTCAAATCATGGTTCACctgtcgacgagcgtcggcTGGCTGTAAAATAGAAACGTGTGGTCGTCGTGTCTTTTGGACGCAGTGCACGGGCGTGCCGTTTACGATGACCAGGCGGCTTTACTCTTGA
- the LOC136186290 gene encoding protein SpAN-like isoform X2 translates to MQITRKAILRDVLVNVSPTTEDRSSPLHTVSSSPPASSQLQHLLLKRTIMMLSLLLLSVVVTTTFHWTHGAPLNLPTSLLSSTTALKKPSLSSLAQRRSRENSRFVRRHADHRRLIVVDDMLLPEEEFEKEFDSKPAASRTRRAVMNEYHRLWDEAIVPYKFDSSYDETMKSKVHEAIRHWEENTCLRFVPHVVRCATYRGDDYVLFTATRNTKECQSWVGRKGGEQVIQLDFDNETNLFCSAMHEIGHAIGFWHEHTRPDRDEYVKIIWDNIREGKKGNFYERKASEINSLNVSYDYDSIMHYGAHTLTKNGGKTMTAPGSLLHHEREKIEKRMGQRLGLSEGDIKQANLLYQCQERTKRKWSGSFVKSGDAIALRFDQSPPRGLGHTWLTCPQKCGEKTCGRSRSTCAGYAFDADDWIRCNTETFRIRAYGKRDGDTIRVGDTIALESLSDESEYIGCNSSNVKSKRCRLEKGNSSSLMTSSGNEDTEILAQLQQVHVDHRKFVIMAENKSVGTNIHDQDIVGLRSQRSVKSWFTCRRASAGCKIETCGRRVFWTQCTGVPFTMTRRLYS, encoded by the exons ATGCAAATCacgcgaaaagcgatccttcgcgacgttctcgtcaacgtttcgccgacgacag AGGATCGCAGCAGCCCACTTCATACAGTCTCTTCATCGCCaccggcgtcgtcgcaactTCAACACTTGCTTCTCAAACGGACAATCATGATGCTTTcacttcttctcctctccgtcgtcgtcacgacgacgtttcattGGACACACGGAGCGCCCCTAAACCTGCCAA CTTCCTTGTTGTCTTCGACGACTGCACTCAAAAAACCGTCGCTATCGTCTCTCGCCCAACGACGTTCGCGCGAAAACAGCCGCTTCGTACGTCGTCATGCCGATCACCGTCGtctaatcgtcgtcgacgacatgcTGTTGCCGGAAGAAGAGTTCGAAAAAGAATTCGATTCGAAgccggcggcgtcgcgaacTCGACGAGCCGTCATGAACGAATACCATCGGCTTTGGGACGAAGCGATCGTCCCCTACAAATTCGACAGCTCCTACG ACGAAACGATGAAGAGCAAAGTGCACGAGGCGATTCGTCACTGGGAGGAGAACACGTGTCTGCGCTTCGTTCCTCACGTCGTTCGTTGCGCCACGtatcgcggcgacgactacGTTCTCTTCACAGCGACGCGAAACACCAAAGA ATGCCAATCGTGGGTGGGTCGAAAGGGCGGCGAACAAGTCATCCAACTCGACTTCGACAACGAGACGAATCTCTTCTGTTCGGCTATGCACGAAATTGGACACGCGATCGGCTTTTGGCACGAGCACACGCGTCCCGATCGCGACGAATACGTGAAGATCATTTGGGACAACATTAGGGAGGGAAAGAAAGGCAATTTCTACGAGAGAAAAGCATCGGAAATTAATTCGTTGAACGTCAGCTACGACTACGATAGTATCATGCACTACGGCGCCCATACGTTGACGAAGAACGGTGGAAAAACGATGACGGCCCCTGGATCGTTGCTACATCACGAACGAGAAAAGATAGAAAAGCGAATGGGTCAGCGATTGGGTCTGAGCGAGGGCGACATCAAGCAAGCCAATCTGCTATACCAGTGTCAGG AGCGCACGAAACGGAAATGGAGCGGATCGTTTGTGAaaagcggcgacgcgatTGCTCTTCGCTTCGATCAGTCGCCGCCGCGTGGTCTCGGTCACACGTGGCTCACTTGTCCCCAAAAGTGCGGCGAAAAAACGTGCGGAcgatcgagatcgacgtGCGCCGGCTACGcattcgacgccgacgattgGATACGATGCAACACGGAAACGTTTCGCATTCGCGCTTACGgcaaacgcgacggcgatacGATTCGCGTCGGCGACACAATCGCCTTAGAATCTCtcagcgacgaaagcgaatatATCGGTTGCAATAGCAGTAACGTGAAATCGAAACGTTGTCGTCTCGAAAAgggaaattcgtcgtcgttgatgacgtcatcaggaAATGAGGACACGGAAATTCTCGCTCAACTCCAACAAGTGCACGTCGATCATCGTAAGTTCGTCATCATGGCCGAGAATAAGAGCGTTGGCACGAACATTCACGATCAGGACATTGTTGGCTTGCGCTCGCAACGTAGCGTCAAATCATGGTTCACctgtcgacgagcgtcggcTGGCTGTAAAATAGAAACGTGTGGTCGTCGTGTCTTTTGGACGCAGTGCACGGGCGTGCCGTTTACGATGACCAGGCGGCTTTACTCTTGA
- the LOC136186625 gene encoding CMP-N-acetylneuraminate-beta-galactosamide-alpha-2,3-sialyltransferase 2-like isoform X1: MNNVRFLFKVAFASAGIITFLCFYLTAGVSPSPKSPPISPRRPALRRANPTRQMIKESVETVDRKPVGKEKERSPEKRQPKDNDRPVVPEPAALNEKGASDDEKIDDSPESKSTSSPIPKPSSTKCDPVGPKIAASSSLSELFKKTTRVLWNEDTRTLSPGVKGFWMSIQPRKQRNIDQALDDLFRVAPGWDVFAKWRKKGCLRCAVVGNSKNMLGSGYGSSIDEKDVVFRMNVCPTKGYEKDVGSKTTFHAVYPESASGYRPGARLLLVPFKVGDLLWLRSALTGHVVPNGGFWRQPPASLNANASEAVVLHPDLIYETKVGVKGHGRSYPSTGAMILFASLHLCDEVYMYGFGLGPHGEFGHYFEKSAGISHTSHDGNVETQLRERLEKEKIIKVYKGRYPT; encoded by the exons ATGAACAATGTTCGTTTTTTGTTCAAGGTAGCATTTGCGAGCGCAGGCATCATCACTTTCCTTTGTTTCTATCTAACTGCAG GCGTCTCTCCTTCCCCGAAGTCCCCTCCAATCTCGCCGAGAAGGCCTGCTCTCCGAAGAGCGAATCCAACGCGTCAAATGATAAAAGAATCAGTCGAAACAGTTGACCGAAAGCCGgtgggaaaagaaaaagaacgatcGCCAGAAAAGCGGCAACCAAAAGACAATGACCGACCAGTCGTCCCCGAGCCAGCGGCATTGAACGAAAAGGGAgcctccgacgacgagaaaattgaTGATTCTCCTGAATCAAAATCGACATCTTCACCGATACCAAAACCGTCATCTACCAAGTGCGATCCAGTTGGTCCCAAAATTGCGGCGTCATCGTCACTTTCCGAGCTCTTCAAGAAGACGACTAGAGTCTTGTGGAATGAAGATACAAGAACCCTTAGTCCTGGTGTCAAAGGCTTTTGGATG AGTATTCAGCCTCGTAAACAACGTAACATTGATCAAGCTTTGGATGACCTTTTTCGCGTTGCACCCGGTTGGGATGTTTTTGCTAAATGGAGAAAGAAAGGATGTTTGCGCTGTGCTGTTGTTGGAAATTCCAAAAATATGCTCGGCTCAGGCTATGGGTCTTCTATCGATGAAaaggacgtcgtttttcgcatGAATGTTTGTCCAACAAAGGGCtacgagaaagacgttgGATCGAAGACTACTTTTCATGCCGTTTATCCGGAGAGTGCAAGTGGATATCGACCTGGAGCTCGGCTCTTGCTAGTTCCTTTCAAAGTGGGCGACCTGCTGTGGCTTAGGAGTGCTCTTACCGGCCACGTGGTTCCAAATGG TGGGTTTTGGAGACAACCGCCAGCGTCTCTCAATGCCAATGCGTCAGAG GCTGTTGTCCTGCACCCTGATCTTATTTATGAAACAAAGGTTGGTGTTAAAGGTCATGGCAGGTCTTATCCATCAACTGGAGCAATGATCTTGTTTGCGTCCTTGCATCTTTGTGACGAG gtttACATGTACGGTTTTGGTCTGGGTCCACATGGGGAATTTGGCCACTATTTTGAAAAGAGTGCAGGTATTTCACACACCTCTCACGATGGGAATGTGGAAACTCAGTTACGAGAACGcctggagaaagagaaaattattAAAGTTTACAAGGGACGCTATcctacttaa
- the LOC136185773 gene encoding CMP-N-acetylneuraminate-beta-galactosamide-alpha-2,3-sialyltransferase 2-like has protein sequence MRGFCSTKVRVLLKVAGVIAGIVGFYLTAGVSLSPKFPTLFSRGPPLPRPRPTPQVISAVEIIDQSSVVKVPETRRLDNDLEQSPDEKAVPDEKSDGSPHRQSSSKINCDSVGTKIAASPSLSELLKKTTRVLWNENTRNLSPSVRSFWMKLNSHNQGNLDGALDDLFRVVAGQDVFAEWKKRGCLRCAIVGNSKNMLGSGYGSSIDEKDVVFRMNRCPTKGYEKDVGSKTTFHIIYPESAIGYRPGGRLMLLPFKVPDLHWLTRALSKNNTIPDNNSGYWRRPPVSIDANASQVVILHPDLLYETKMGVHGRTKSYPSTGVMILFASLHLCDEVYVYGYGLGPHGEFGHYYDKSAGDSQTAHDGDVETQLRERLEKENIIRVYKGHYPT, from the exons ATGCGCGGCTTTTGTTCGACGAAAGTTCGCGTTCTGCTCAAAGTAGCAGGCGTGATCGCGGGAATCGTCGGTTTCTATCTAACTGCAG GGGTTTCTCTTTCCCCCAAATTTCCTACTCTCTTTTCGAGAGGACCTCCTCTTCCAAGACCGCGCCCGACGCCTCAAGTAATCAGCGCAGTTGAAATAATCGACCAAAGCTCAGTCGTGAAAGTGCCAGAAACGAGACGATTAGACAACGATTTAGAACAGTCGCCCGACGAAAAAGCAGTCCccgacgagaaaagcgatGGCTCACCTCACCGACAGTCGTCATCAAAAATCAACTGTGATTCGGTTGGCACTAAAATTGCCGCATCGCCGTCCCTTTCCGAGCTCttaaaaaagacgacaagaGTTCTGTGGAACGAAAACACAAGAAACCTAAGTCCTAGCGTGAGAAGCTTCTGGATG AAACTTAACAGTCATAATCAAGGGAATCTCGACGGAGCCTTAGACGACCTTTTTCGTGTTGTAGCCGGTCAAGATGTTTTTGCTGAATGGAAAAAGAGAGGATGTTTGCGCTGTGCTATCGTCGGAAATTCCAAAAATATGCTTGGTTCGGGCTACGGATCTTCTATCgatgagaaagacgtcgtttttcgtatGAATCGTTGCCCGACGAAGGGctacgaaaaagacgttggATCAAAGACTACTTTTCATATTATTTATCCGGAAAGTGCGATTGGATATCGACCTGGAGGTCGGCTCATGCTACTTCCTTTCAAAGTGCCTGACCTCCACTGGCTTACGAGGGCTCTTAGCAAAAATAACACAATTCCGGATAA TAACAGCGGGTATTGGAGACGTCCGCCGGTGTCTATCGATGCCAATGCATCGCAA GTTGTTATCCTGCATCCTGATCTTTTGTATGAAACGAAAATGGGTGTTCACGGTCGTACAAAGTCTTATCCGTCAACGGGAGTGATGATTCTGTTTGCGTCCTTACATCTTTGTGACGAG GTTTACGTGTATGGATATGGTCTCGGTCCACACGGAGAATTCGGCCACTATTATGATAAGAGTGCGGGGGATTCGCAAACGGCTCACGACGGGGATGTGGAAACTCAGCTAAGAGAACGTCTGGAAAAGGAGAACATTATTAGAGTTTATAAGGGACACTATCCTACCTAG
- the LOC136186625 gene encoding CMP-N-acetylneuraminate-beta-galactosamide-alpha-2,3-sialyltransferase 2-like isoform X2, with amino-acid sequence MIKESVETVDRKPVGKEKERSPEKRQPKDNDRPVVPEPAALNEKGASDDEKIDDSPESKSTSSPIPKPSSTKCDPVGPKIAASSSLSELFKKTTRVLWNEDTRTLSPGVKGFWMSIQPRKQRNIDQALDDLFRVAPGWDVFAKWRKKGCLRCAVVGNSKNMLGSGYGSSIDEKDVVFRMNVCPTKGYEKDVGSKTTFHAVYPESASGYRPGARLLLVPFKVGDLLWLRSALTGHVVPNGGFWRQPPASLNANASEAVVLHPDLIYETKVGVKGHGRSYPSTGAMILFASLHLCDEVYMYGFGLGPHGEFGHYFEKSAGISHTSHDGNVETQLRERLEKEKIIKVYKGRYPT; translated from the exons ATGATAAAAGAATCAGTCGAAACAGTTGACCGAAAGCCGgtgggaaaagaaaaagaacgatcGCCAGAAAAGCGGCAACCAAAAGACAATGACCGACCAGTCGTCCCCGAGCCAGCGGCATTGAACGAAAAGGGAgcctccgacgacgagaaaattgaTGATTCTCCTGAATCAAAATCGACATCTTCACCGATACCAAAACCGTCATCTACCAAGTGCGATCCAGTTGGTCCCAAAATTGCGGCGTCATCGTCACTTTCCGAGCTCTTCAAGAAGACGACTAGAGTCTTGTGGAATGAAGATACAAGAACCCTTAGTCCTGGTGTCAAAGGCTTTTGGATG AGTATTCAGCCTCGTAAACAACGTAACATTGATCAAGCTTTGGATGACCTTTTTCGCGTTGCACCCGGTTGGGATGTTTTTGCTAAATGGAGAAAGAAAGGATGTTTGCGCTGTGCTGTTGTTGGAAATTCCAAAAATATGCTCGGCTCAGGCTATGGGTCTTCTATCGATGAAaaggacgtcgtttttcgcatGAATGTTTGTCCAACAAAGGGCtacgagaaagacgttgGATCGAAGACTACTTTTCATGCCGTTTATCCGGAGAGTGCAAGTGGATATCGACCTGGAGCTCGGCTCTTGCTAGTTCCTTTCAAAGTGGGCGACCTGCTGTGGCTTAGGAGTGCTCTTACCGGCCACGTGGTTCCAAATGG TGGGTTTTGGAGACAACCGCCAGCGTCTCTCAATGCCAATGCGTCAGAG GCTGTTGTCCTGCACCCTGATCTTATTTATGAAACAAAGGTTGGTGTTAAAGGTCATGGCAGGTCTTATCCATCAACTGGAGCAATGATCTTGTTTGCGTCCTTGCATCTTTGTGACGAG gtttACATGTACGGTTTTGGTCTGGGTCCACATGGGGAATTTGGCCACTATTTTGAAAAGAGTGCAGGTATTTCACACACCTCTCACGATGGGAATGTGGAAACTCAGTTACGAGAACGcctggagaaagagaaaattattAAAGTTTACAAGGGACGCTATcctacttaa